The region TCCGAGGTCTGATTGTTCAGATTTCCCTAAATTGAGACTTCACATGTGGTGCTTATTGTTTTCTCCTAGAGTCCAAGGTCATGCTTTGCACTGTTATATGGTTGTTCATGCGCATGCCTCTCCTGAGCTCCATTGTAACTCCCTTGAAGACCTAAGTTTTGACTTTCTGTGGTCTTTCTTCCAAAACTTTAAAATGGTGCTTAATTCACGCATACTGAATTGACTCACGGGAGAGGGGACACCAAAGCAGCTGAGTGACCCCTGACTCTTTCCCATCCAGTTCGCCTACTGCGGGAAGAGCTACAGCTGCTGCAGGAACAGGGCTCCTATGTAGGGGAAGTAGTCCGGGCCATGGATAAGAAGAAAGTGTTGGTTAAGGTAAAGGCACCATGGCCCCCAGGAAGCAGCCCAATGCCCAGGGCGTTCCCATACCTTTGTGTGTAGCCTTGCCGGGACACCTGTTACTGTTCTTTTAGGACTCCTAGGTCTTCCTGGGCAAGGTGGGTGGTTTAGTGGCCGTCAGGAAAGGTCACGAGCGCTCGTTTCTTTAGGTGCATCCCGAAGGCAAGTTTGTCGTAGATGTGGACAAGAACATCGACATCAACGATGTGAGTATGGCGTGTGGGGGTTTGGGGTCAGCTCTCCCCACAACACTTGCTGACGTCTCTCCTCCCGCCCAGGTGACACCCAATTGCCGAGTGGCTCTAAGAAACGACAGCTACACTCTGCACAAGATATTGCCCAACAAGGTGGACCCCCTGGTGTCACTGATGATGGTGGAGAAAGTGCCAGATTCAACCTATGAGATGATCGGTGGACTGGACAAGCAGATAAAGGAGATCAAAGAAGTGATCGAGCTGCCTGTCAAGCATCCTGAGCTCTTTGAAGCGCTGGGCATTGCACAGCCCAAGGTGAGAAGCGAGGCTTCTGTGGGAGGGCCCTGCTGTTACTGTTCGTCCTGTCCCGGCCAGAGTGAGCACAGGGCTCAGGACAGACTGGACCCCGCTTAAGCTGGCCCTCCCCGTggaagaggggctgggggagagggttGCCGCAGCAGCACTGAGGTGGTTCAGAAAGAAGCTTTACGAGGGACCTTGGCATTCGGTACTTACGGTCCTAGCATCTAGTGTGAGACCTAGGCCAGAGCGAGCGCTCAGGAAATGTTCACGGAGTGTGGTGTGGGGGCTGGCTTCTGCCCTGAGTTCTCCCGTTTCTCTCTAGGGGGTGCTGCTATATGGGCCCCCAGGCACTGGGAAGACACTGTTGGCCCGGGCTGTGGCTCATCATACAGACTGTACCTTTATTCGTGTCTCTGGCTCTGAATTGGTACAGAAATTCATCGGGGAAGGTAACTGACTAGACACCTGAAAACGAAGAAGCGAGTGGGGGGAAGTGAGGGTAGGGGACTCATTGCCTCCTTAACGCCCGCCTGGCCTCTGCACAGGGGCAAGAATGGTGAGGGAGCTGTTTGTCATGGCACGAGAACATGCTCCTTCTATCATCTTCATGGATGAAATCGACTCCATTGGCTCCTCACGGCTGGAGGGGGGTTCCGGAGGGGACAGTGAGGTGCAGCGCACAATGCTGGAGCTGCTCAACCAGCTGGATGGCTTTGAGGCCACCAAGAATATCAAGGTGAGGTGGTGTCCAAGGAAAGGCCCTGGGTGAGGTGAGCCCGAGGAAGGGCTCGGTTGATGCCACCACGCCGCTTTCTCCACTCAGGTTATCATGGCTACTAACAGGATTGACATCCTGGACTCGGCGCTGCTCCGCCCTGGGCGCATCGACAGGAAAATTGAATTCCCACCCCCCAATGAGGAGGTTTGTGACGGGCAGTGCCGGGAGCGGCTccggctgtggggggggggggggtgggccaCGGGGCTCaggcttttcctctctcttctctaggCCCGGCTGGACATTTTGAAGATTCATTCTCGGAAAATGAACCTGACCCGGGGGATCAACCTGCGGAAGATTGCTGAGCTCATGCCTGGAGCGTCAGGGGCTGAAGTAAAGGTAATCGGAGAGCCCGAGTtgaaaggggcagaggcagaaaggtCCGAGTTCGAGGGCATACGGCAACAGTGCCTGGCTTCCTTTCTCTGCTCAGGGCGTGTGCACCGAAGCCGGCATGTATGCCCTGCGGGAGCGGCGAGTCCACGTCACGCAGGAGGACTTTGAGATGGCAGTGGCCAAGGTACAGGCCTCTACCTTCCGGCCTTTGTGGACGGGGTCTCTGGAGCAGTGGGAAGAGAGCGTGTGTCGGCTCAGTTTGTAACCCAATGCTTTCTCCCTCCAGGTCATGCAGAAGGACAGCGAGAAGAACATGTCTATCAAGAAGCTATGGAAGTGAAGCGGTGGTCTTTTGTGTGGCTCCTTCAAATAAAGCTCTGCAGGACAAGCTCTTAAGGACTTCGGTCTGTTAATGCGTGGCCACACCATTCAATGACCAAGTCTGGGTATCAC is a window of Prionailurus viverrinus isolate Anna chromosome E1, UM_Priviv_1.0, whole genome shotgun sequence DNA encoding:
- the PSMC5 gene encoding 26S proteasome regulatory subunit 8 isoform X3, with product MELEEGKAGSGLRQYYLSKIEELQLIVNDKSQNLRRLQAQRNELNAKVRLLREELQLLQEQGSYVGEVVRAMDKKKVLVKVHPEGKFVVDVDKNIDINDVTPNCRVALRNDSYTLHKILPNKVDPLVSLMMVEKVPDSTYEMIGGLDKQIKEIKEVIELPVKHPELFEALGIAQPKGVLLYGPPGTGKTLLARAVAHHTDCTFIRVSGSELVQKFIGEGARMVRELFVMAREHAPSIIFMDEIDSIGSSRLEGGSGGDSEVQRTMLELLNQLDGFEATKNIKVIMATNRIDILDSALLRPGRIDRKIEFPPPNEEARLDILKIHSRKMNLTRGINLRKIAELMPGASGAEVKGVCTEAGMYALRERRVHVTQEDFEMAVAKVMQKDSEKNMSIKKLWK
- the PSMC5 gene encoding 26S proteasome regulatory subunit 8 isoform X1, translated to MASVFVNFSPHNPPIDPELFSARVVGPLTPASAPARQGGSDAGSLCGRGKMALDGPEQMELEEGKAGSGLRQYYLSKIEELQLIVNDKSQNLRRLQAQRNELNAKVRLLREELQLLQEQGSYVGEVVRAMDKKKVLVKVHPEGKFVVDVDKNIDINDVTPNCRVALRNDSYTLHKILPNKVDPLVSLMMVEKVPDSTYEMIGGLDKQIKEIKEVIELPVKHPELFEALGIAQPKGVLLYGPPGTGKTLLARAVAHHTDCTFIRVSGSELVQKFIGEGARMVRELFVMAREHAPSIIFMDEIDSIGSSRLEGGSGGDSEVQRTMLELLNQLDGFEATKNIKVIMATNRIDILDSALLRPGRIDRKIEFPPPNEEARLDILKIHSRKMNLTRGINLRKIAELMPGASGAEVKGVCTEAGMYALRERRVHVTQEDFEMAVAKVMQKDSEKNMSIKKLWK
- the PSMC5 gene encoding 26S proteasome regulatory subunit 8 isoform X2 translates to MPAVSAGEGRWRLTDRSRYGGCGCRAGTGGSMRRRRDPRWTASWGQEGRMELEEGKAGSGLRQYYLSKIEELQLIVNDKSQNLRRLQAQRNELNAKVRLLREELQLLQEQGSYVGEVVRAMDKKKVLVKVHPEGKFVVDVDKNIDINDVTPNCRVALRNDSYTLHKILPNKVDPLVSLMMVEKVPDSTYEMIGGLDKQIKEIKEVIELPVKHPELFEALGIAQPKGVLLYGPPGTGKTLLARAVAHHTDCTFIRVSGSELVQKFIGEGARMVRELFVMAREHAPSIIFMDEIDSIGSSRLEGGSGGDSEVQRTMLELLNQLDGFEATKNIKVIMATNRIDILDSALLRPGRIDRKIEFPPPNEEARLDILKIHSRKMNLTRGINLRKIAELMPGASGAEVKGVCTEAGMYALRERRVHVTQEDFEMAVAKVMQKDSEKNMSIKKLWK